Proteins co-encoded in one Gossypium arboreum isolate Shixiya-1 chromosome 11, ASM2569848v2, whole genome shotgun sequence genomic window:
- the LOC108473514 gene encoding protein LAZ1-like isoform X2: MKITDYLLGYSPPIWATFVAGVFSIITISLSLFLIFEHLSSYKNPEEQKFLIGVVLMVPCYSVESFVSLVHPSVSVDCSILHDCYESFAVLLWKIPCCLLGKQGTGCC, from the exons ATGAAGATTACAGATTATCTATTGGGCTATTCGCCTCCTATTTGGGCAACTTTTGTTGCTGGAGTTTTTTCAATCATAACAATTTCCCTTTCATTGTTTCTTATTTTCGAGCACCTTTCTTCATACAAGAATCCTGAG GAGCAAAAGTTCTTGATCGGAGTTGTTCTTATGGTTCCTTGCTATTCTGTAGAATCG TTTGTATCATTGGTGCATCCATCAGTTAGTGTTGATTGTTCGATACTACATGATTGCTATGAATCATTTGCAGTATTGCTTTGGAAGATACCTTGTTGCTTGCTTGG TAAGCAAGGTACAGGATGTTGTTGA
- the LOC108473514 gene encoding protein LAZ1-like isoform X1, with amino-acid sequence MKITDYLLGYSPPIWATFVAGVFSIITISLSLFLIFEHLSSYKNPEEQKFLIGVVLMVPCYSVESFVSLVHPSVSVDCSILHDCYESFAVLLWKIPCCLLGKPAANQYADQHPS; translated from the exons ATGAAGATTACAGATTATCTATTGGGCTATTCGCCTCCTATTTGGGCAACTTTTGTTGCTGGAGTTTTTTCAATCATAACAATTTCCCTTTCATTGTTTCTTATTTTCGAGCACCTTTCTTCATACAAGAATCCTGAG GAGCAAAAGTTCTTGATCGGAGTTGTTCTTATGGTTCCTTGCTATTCTGTAGAATCG TTTGTATCATTGGTGCATCCATCAGTTAGTGTTGATTGTTCGATACTACATGATTGCTATGAATCATTTGCAGTATTGCTTTGGAAGATACCTTGTTGCTTGCTTGG GAAACCAGCAGCAAACCAGTATGCAGACCAGCATCCAAGCTGA